Proteins from one Juglans microcarpa x Juglans regia isolate MS1-56 chromosome 1S, Jm3101_v1.0, whole genome shotgun sequence genomic window:
- the LOC121246757 gene encoding serine/arginine-rich SC35-like splicing factor SCL28 codes for MARYSSRSRSYSPRRRSRTPPRERKRYDDEPRDRYRESRSYRDRRSPASSGLLVRNLPLDARQEDLRIPFERFGPVKDVYLPKNYHTGEPRGFGFVKYRYAEDAAEAKQQLNHTIIGGREIRIVFAEENRKTPQEMRTTSRTSGRYGGSRRRTPPRSPRQRYHSYSRSPTPARRDSRDHGARDDCRSPSPCDEGDYRRSPSPRENGQSPHAARGYAPSRSLSPRGKNRSPSRSRSQSYSPR; via the exons ATGGCGAGGTACAGCAGCCGGAGCAGAAGCTACAGCCCTCGCCGGCGGAGCAGAACCCCTCCACGTGAACGCAAGCGATACGACGACGAGCCTCGCGATCGCTACCGCGAAAGCAGGTCCTACAGAGACCGTCGCTCCCCTGCTTCTTCTGGCCTGCTCGTCCGCAATCTCCCCCTTGACGCTAG GCAAGAAGATCTGAGGATCCCATTTGAGCGATTTGGTCCCGTGAAGGATGTGTATCTACCAAAGAACTACCATACTGG GGAGCCACGAGGCTTTGGATTTGTGAAATACCGATATGCTGAAGATGCTGCTGAAGCCAAACAACAACTGAACCATACAATTATTGGTGGACGTGAAATAAGAATTGTGTTTGCTGAGGAGAATAGAAAAACGCCTCAAGAAATGCGTACGACTTCCCGCACAAG TGGTCGATATGGAGGAAGCAGAAGGAGAACTCCACCAAGGTCCCCTAGACAACGTTACCACT CTTACTCAAGGTCACCTACACCAGCCAGGCGCGACTCAAG GGACCATGGGGCTAGGGATGATTGTCGTTCTCCTTCTCCATGTGATGAGGGGGACTACAGGAGGTCCCCGAGTCCAAGGGAAAATGGTCAGAGTCCCCATGCTGCGAGGGGTTATGCACCGAGCAGATCACTGAGTCCCAGGGGTAAAAATCGCAGTCCTTCCAGATCTCGGTCACAATCTTACAG TCCTCGCTGA